The following are from one region of the Anguilla rostrata isolate EN2019 chromosome 7, ASM1855537v3, whole genome shotgun sequence genome:
- the rint1 gene encoding RAD50-interacting protein 1 isoform X2, with protein MAAPMTEQVDGGDALLSPALSDSDSDPVSEDGRLPEYVVELVDREIGGDLKSLKKVGALLEKLTAENKLLEEQVLTVSSSVPLRVSSALSEAEQSRQEAESLLQRERMLSNTLQQHLQGAQPWADSLGQVLGQLDTIDRHMKYLQCLARIEELSDSIQQCLMTNSVWEAVGAVDGMASLDLGLQESGCAHLQAFLRETLAFWHKILKDRLAGDLQEVLTQLHWPFLSPPVESLSPPPNVQELYSQLELLVPQLLSLQTSDDLISEKKPHPSRAGLPPDTPLSLPIQIMILPLIKRFRYHFTGNRQTNSLNKPEWYLTQVLMWMGNNSKFMEEKIQPILDRADAKINAKAELCRGLLSLAQEKLAHDAPRLLYDDTLFCHLVDEILQFERELRTTHSYPSMLPGALHILLEEAVFQKWLTVERKMAVEKVDAMLSAEGAWSSQYRDISDMDELKAPECAETFMTLLLVITDRYRSLPCSRAQLSFLALQRELVDDFRIRLTQVMKEDSRCPLGSRYCAILNAANYISTVLGDWADNVFFLQLQQAAVALGEEVWGPLGATEVGRLASLEGSLFEGLLGLLERLRGDMLGRLLEAVMREVREKAQPYIRDRWLSLPSQLDQATMSLSSSACPMMLCLRDRLLQLQQLLCLPLFQSFWQSLAERLDQFLYQDVILYNHFNEGGAAQLQFDMTRNLFPLFGHYCKRPENFFKHVKEACIILSLNIGSALLLRDVLQRAEEEEESVTPDPQRPSPESALNELGVYRLAPCDVQILLSLRASWPGQ; from the exons ATGGCGGCGCCCATGACCGAGCAGGTAGACGGAGGTGATGCATTGCTCTCACCAGCACTGTCAGACAGTGATTCCGACCCGGTTTCGGAAGATGGGAGACTACCGGAGTACGTGGTTGAGCTGGTGGACAGGGAGATCGGCGGGGACCTGAAATCTCTGAAGAAAGTTGGTGCGCTTCTGGAGAAACTGACGGCGGAAAACAAGCTTCTGGAAGAACAG GTGCTGACGGTGTCGAGCTCGGTGCCGCTGCGGGTTTCGTCGGCACTGTCGGAGGCGGAGCAGTCCAGGCAGGAGGCGGAGTCtctgctgcagagagaaaggatGCTGTCCAACACCTTGCAGCAGCACCTGCAGGGAGCTCAGCCCTGGGCGGACAGCCTGGGCCAGGTCCTGGGGCAGCTGGACACCATCGACCGACACATGAAGTACCTGCAGTGCCTGGCCCGCATTGAAGAGCTCAG TGACAGCATCCAGCAGTGCCTGATGACGAACAGCGTGTGGGAGGCGGTGGGGGCCGTGGACGGCATGGCCAGCCTGGACCTGGGCCTGCAGGAGTCCGGCTGTGCCCACCTGCAGGCCTTCCTGAGGGAAACGCTGGCCTTCTGGCACAAGATCCTGAAGGACCGGCTGGCTGG tGACCTACAGGAAGTGCTCACTCAGCTTCACTggcccttcctctcccccccggTGGAATCTCTGTCGCCCCCTCCCAACGTTCAGGAGCTCTACAGCCAGTTGGAGCTGCTGGTACCTCAGCTTCTGTCTCTGCAGACTTC GGATGATCTCATCTCAGAGAAGAAGCCACACCCCTCCAGGGCGGGCCTGCCTCCGGACACGCCCCTCTCGCTGCCAATCCAGATCATGATCCTGCCCCTCATCAAGAGGTTCCGCTACCACTTCACCGGAAACCGCCAGACCAACTCATTGAACAAG CCCGAGTGGTACCTGACTCAGGTGCTCATGTGGATGGGGAACAACTCCAAGTTCATGGAGGAGAAAATCCAGCCCATCCTGGACCGAGCCGATGCCAAAATAAACGCAAAG GCGGAGCTGTGCCGCGGGCTCCTCTCCCTGGCCCAGGAGAAGCTGGCCCACGACGCCCCGCGGCTGCTCTACGACGACACCCTCTTCTGCCACCTGGTAGACGAGATCCTGCAGTTCGAGCGAGAGCTGCGCACTACCCActcatatcccagcatgctccccGGCGCTCTGCACATCCTCCTGGAGGAAGCAGTCTTCCAGAAGTGGCTCACCGTGGAGCGCAAGA TGGCAGTGGAGAAGGTTGACGCCATGCTGTCTGCAGAAGGAGCCTGGAGCTCTCAGTACAGAGACATTAGCGACATGGACGAGCTGAAAGCCCCAGAGTGCGCAGAGACGTTCATGACCCTGCTGCTGGTCATCACAG accggTACCGCTCGCTGCCCTGCTCTCGGGCCCAGCTCAGCTTCCTGGCCCTGCAGAGGGAGCTGGTGGACGACTTCCGGATCCGGCTGACGCAGGTCATGAAGGAGGACTCCCGCTGCCCCCTGGGGTCCCGCTACTGCGCCATCCTCAACGCCGCCAACTACATCTCCACCGTGCTCGGCGACTGGGCCGACAACGTG ttcttcctgcagctgcagcaggctgccGTGGCCCtgggggaggaggtgtgggggcccctgggggccacCGAGGTGGGGCGGCTGGCCTCCCTGGAGGGCTCGCTGTTcgaggggctgctgggactgCTGGAGAGGCTGCGGGGCGACATGCTGGGGCGCCTCCTGGAGGCCGTTATGAGGGAGGTGCGGGAGAAGGCCCAGCCCTACATCCGGGACAG GTGGCTGTCCCTGCCCTCGCAGCTGGACCAGGCCACCATGTCCCTGTCCAGCTCGGCGTGTCCCATGATGCTCTGCCTGCGCGACAGactgctccagctgcagcagctgctctgCCTGCCGCTCTTCCAGAGCTTCTGGCAAAGCCTCGCCGAGCGGCTTGACCAGTTCCTGTACCAGGAC GTGATCCTGTACAACCACTTTAACGAGGGCGGGGCGGCCCAGCTGCAGTTCGACATGACGAGGAACCTCTTCCCCCTGTTCGGCCACTACTGCAAGAGGCCCGAGAACTTCTTCAAACA CGTGAAGGAAGCCTGCATCATCCTGTCGCTCAACATCGGCTCCGCCCTCCTCCTACGGGACGTCCTGCAGCgggcagaagaggaggaggagtccgtgacccctgacccccagcGCCCCTCCCCGGAGTCCGCCCTCAACGAGCTGGGGGTGTACCGGCTGGCGCCCTGCGATGTCCAGATCCTCCTGAGCTTGAGGGCGTCCTGGCCGGGCCAGTGA
- the rint1 gene encoding RAD50-interacting protein 1 isoform X1, translated as MAAPMTEQVDGGDALLSPALSDSDSDPVSEDGRLPEYVVELVDREIGGDLKSLKKVGALLEKLTAENKLLEEQSEVDEGLTTGYPQSVQVLTVSSSVPLRVSSALSEAEQSRQEAESLLQRERMLSNTLQQHLQGAQPWADSLGQVLGQLDTIDRHMKYLQCLARIEELSDSIQQCLMTNSVWEAVGAVDGMASLDLGLQESGCAHLQAFLRETLAFWHKILKDRLAGDLQEVLTQLHWPFLSPPVESLSPPPNVQELYSQLELLVPQLLSLQTSDDLISEKKPHPSRAGLPPDTPLSLPIQIMILPLIKRFRYHFTGNRQTNSLNKPEWYLTQVLMWMGNNSKFMEEKIQPILDRADAKINAKAELCRGLLSLAQEKLAHDAPRLLYDDTLFCHLVDEILQFERELRTTHSYPSMLPGALHILLEEAVFQKWLTVERKMAVEKVDAMLSAEGAWSSQYRDISDMDELKAPECAETFMTLLLVITDRYRSLPCSRAQLSFLALQRELVDDFRIRLTQVMKEDSRCPLGSRYCAILNAANYISTVLGDWADNVFFLQLQQAAVALGEEVWGPLGATEVGRLASLEGSLFEGLLGLLERLRGDMLGRLLEAVMREVREKAQPYIRDRWLSLPSQLDQATMSLSSSACPMMLCLRDRLLQLQQLLCLPLFQSFWQSLAERLDQFLYQDVILYNHFNEGGAAQLQFDMTRNLFPLFGHYCKRPENFFKHVKEACIILSLNIGSALLLRDVLQRAEEEEESVTPDPQRPSPESALNELGVYRLAPCDVQILLSLRASWPGQ; from the exons ATGGCGGCGCCCATGACCGAGCAGGTAGACGGAGGTGATGCATTGCTCTCACCAGCACTGTCAGACAGTGATTCCGACCCGGTTTCGGAAGATGGGAGACTACCGGAGTACGTGGTTGAGCTGGTGGACAGGGAGATCGGCGGGGACCTGAAATCTCTGAAGAAAGTTGGTGCGCTTCTGGAGAAACTGACGGCGGAAAACAAGCTTCTGGAAGAACAG TCAGAGGTGGATGAAGGATTGACTACCGGTTACCCTCAGTCTGTTCAG GTGCTGACGGTGTCGAGCTCGGTGCCGCTGCGGGTTTCGTCGGCACTGTCGGAGGCGGAGCAGTCCAGGCAGGAGGCGGAGTCtctgctgcagagagaaaggatGCTGTCCAACACCTTGCAGCAGCACCTGCAGGGAGCTCAGCCCTGGGCGGACAGCCTGGGCCAGGTCCTGGGGCAGCTGGACACCATCGACCGACACATGAAGTACCTGCAGTGCCTGGCCCGCATTGAAGAGCTCAG TGACAGCATCCAGCAGTGCCTGATGACGAACAGCGTGTGGGAGGCGGTGGGGGCCGTGGACGGCATGGCCAGCCTGGACCTGGGCCTGCAGGAGTCCGGCTGTGCCCACCTGCAGGCCTTCCTGAGGGAAACGCTGGCCTTCTGGCACAAGATCCTGAAGGACCGGCTGGCTGG tGACCTACAGGAAGTGCTCACTCAGCTTCACTggcccttcctctcccccccggTGGAATCTCTGTCGCCCCCTCCCAACGTTCAGGAGCTCTACAGCCAGTTGGAGCTGCTGGTACCTCAGCTTCTGTCTCTGCAGACTTC GGATGATCTCATCTCAGAGAAGAAGCCACACCCCTCCAGGGCGGGCCTGCCTCCGGACACGCCCCTCTCGCTGCCAATCCAGATCATGATCCTGCCCCTCATCAAGAGGTTCCGCTACCACTTCACCGGAAACCGCCAGACCAACTCATTGAACAAG CCCGAGTGGTACCTGACTCAGGTGCTCATGTGGATGGGGAACAACTCCAAGTTCATGGAGGAGAAAATCCAGCCCATCCTGGACCGAGCCGATGCCAAAATAAACGCAAAG GCGGAGCTGTGCCGCGGGCTCCTCTCCCTGGCCCAGGAGAAGCTGGCCCACGACGCCCCGCGGCTGCTCTACGACGACACCCTCTTCTGCCACCTGGTAGACGAGATCCTGCAGTTCGAGCGAGAGCTGCGCACTACCCActcatatcccagcatgctccccGGCGCTCTGCACATCCTCCTGGAGGAAGCAGTCTTCCAGAAGTGGCTCACCGTGGAGCGCAAGA TGGCAGTGGAGAAGGTTGACGCCATGCTGTCTGCAGAAGGAGCCTGGAGCTCTCAGTACAGAGACATTAGCGACATGGACGAGCTGAAAGCCCCAGAGTGCGCAGAGACGTTCATGACCCTGCTGCTGGTCATCACAG accggTACCGCTCGCTGCCCTGCTCTCGGGCCCAGCTCAGCTTCCTGGCCCTGCAGAGGGAGCTGGTGGACGACTTCCGGATCCGGCTGACGCAGGTCATGAAGGAGGACTCCCGCTGCCCCCTGGGGTCCCGCTACTGCGCCATCCTCAACGCCGCCAACTACATCTCCACCGTGCTCGGCGACTGGGCCGACAACGTG ttcttcctgcagctgcagcaggctgccGTGGCCCtgggggaggaggtgtgggggcccctgggggccacCGAGGTGGGGCGGCTGGCCTCCCTGGAGGGCTCGCTGTTcgaggggctgctgggactgCTGGAGAGGCTGCGGGGCGACATGCTGGGGCGCCTCCTGGAGGCCGTTATGAGGGAGGTGCGGGAGAAGGCCCAGCCCTACATCCGGGACAG GTGGCTGTCCCTGCCCTCGCAGCTGGACCAGGCCACCATGTCCCTGTCCAGCTCGGCGTGTCCCATGATGCTCTGCCTGCGCGACAGactgctccagctgcagcagctgctctgCCTGCCGCTCTTCCAGAGCTTCTGGCAAAGCCTCGCCGAGCGGCTTGACCAGTTCCTGTACCAGGAC GTGATCCTGTACAACCACTTTAACGAGGGCGGGGCGGCCCAGCTGCAGTTCGACATGACGAGGAACCTCTTCCCCCTGTTCGGCCACTACTGCAAGAGGCCCGAGAACTTCTTCAAACA CGTGAAGGAAGCCTGCATCATCCTGTCGCTCAACATCGGCTCCGCCCTCCTCCTACGGGACGTCCTGCAGCgggcagaagaggaggaggagtccgtgacccctgacccccagcGCCCCTCCCCGGAGTCCGCCCTCAACGAGCTGGGGGTGTACCGGCTGGCGCCCTGCGATGTCCAGATCCTCCTGAGCTTGAGGGCGTCCTGGCCGGGCCAGTGA